The Kogia breviceps isolate mKogBre1 chromosome 8, mKogBre1 haplotype 1, whole genome shotgun sequence DNA window AGACTGCGGCAAGCTTAGGCCAAGCTATCAACACCCAACCCTCTGCTTCCTCACCAAATAGAGTGAAAGCATCCGAGTCCTCCTGCCTGTATTTCTCAATGATGCTCGGTGTTTAAGGACACATTCATTCTGCCTGGGTCTGTAGCAGCCTCTAGTGCTGTTGCCCATCAGAAGTATTATTGGGAGGCAAGTCTTGTGTTGGTAGCCTGGGAACAGAGGATAAAGTAAATGAGTTCTGCTTCAGCAGAGCACTCCCAGGGAGCGATTGTCACATGACCGGTTGGGTTGGTCCATAGGAGAAGCCTGAAGGGTTTGGATAGGTCCTTGTTAGGGGGTCAGAATTGTCAGTCCAGCCTCCAGATCCTCTCCCAAACACCATATCACATGGAATTATTTAGCATAGGCCCAACTTCCCAGGTTGGCTCTTGCCATAGAAACTTGGATTCTCTGAGAGTGTTTCCCCATGAGGCTTTACATGTTCTAAGGGGAGTTACTTGCCCTTAGGTCTATGCCTGGTAGTTGTAATGCTCACCTCTGAGGGCTTTTGAGTGGCCTTACCCCCAAGTTCCTAGGCCCAGCCCAAACTCTGTAGGACTCATCAGAACACCAGCTGTCCCTTCCAGTTGTGGGTGGACATAAGATACTCCTTCCGTCATCAGCGAGATTCGGCGTACAACTGGGGATCAACACCAGGGTGTCCCACGCTTTGCCTCTCACAGTAAGAGCCCGGTTATTCTCCCCAAATAACAAGCCTGCCCTAAAGCAAATTATCCAACGATTTTAATAAATGGAGTAGCCTAGGttggaggggatggggagtgcaAACTGTAGCCATCCAAAatgaaagctgaaaaaaatacgttttctgtcttttgcttttttatttggtttatcatttttaccatacaagaattttaaattccatacttaattatttatttgtttaaattgcttatttatttaaatttaatttgatcaTCAAGTATACACATCTTCTCTTTTTTGATTTCTGGGTTTCCTGCCTTGCTTACGAAGCCCTTTTTTACCCTGAAGTTACACAACTATTCTCCTAACTTTTCTTCTAATGCTTTTTTATCACCTTTCTTTAAcctatgtggaattttttttgcATAGTATAATACAGGcccaattttatttccttccaaatGCATAGCCAATAatgccagcaccatttgttaaattaactatactttccactgaatagaaaaaaagagtCAGGTCTATTTCTGAACTATTATGATCCATCCAATCATCTATTTGTCTAGTCCTATACTACaataatattgtttattttgcattttgttttgaatattttgtttttttaagtcataTTGTTCTGATTCAGCAGCTTCAAAGTAAGTTAGTATCTGGTAAGGCCAGTTTCACCCTCCCatgtttcatacacacacacatgcacgattttgttttatttatttatttatttatttttgctgcattgggccttcgttgatGCATGCATActctctctagctgcagcaagcgggggctactcttcactgtggtgcatgtgcttctcattgcggtggcttctcttgttgcagagcactggctctaggcttgctggcttcagtagttgtggtgcacgggctcagtagttgtggctcatgggcctagttgctctgtggcatgtgggatcttcctggaccagggctcaaacctgtgtcccctgcgttgacaggcggattcttaaccactgcaccaccagggaagcccacatgcacAGTTTTAAAAGCTATTCTTGGACACTTGATTTTCCATATAAACTTCTAGATATATTAACCAGtttcccttaaaaaataaaataggaattccactaaatttatataaattttattaagatTGCATTTTAATGAAATTGTCCTAATATCCTGAAATTTATTTGGACCCTGTTCTGTAAACATCAGTAAAATCTTTTATGATTCTTATACTTCTGTTCAATgtattttcaagtgttttttatagttttgtcaTTGAAGTGGAAATGGGATCgtttccatttgtatttttttaaaattatagttgatttacagagttgtgcccatttccatttttaattagcTATTGTCAGTGtagaaaatgctttttatttttctatatatactcTGTATCCAGCCAGCCTCCCAAATTGTAATATTACAAATTCAAGTATTTCTTTTACTAAACTGAGTTTTCAAAGTGTAAAATTATATAATCCATAAATACAgatattatttcttcttaaatgtttATGCCAGCAAGtcatttgatgaaatccaatagCTGTTCTGAATAAAATCTAAGTGAATTagtgaaataagagaaagaaattaaagatgataaagacAGTTTATTAAAATCAACAGCAAATTTCATATTACATGGTGAAATGTGGAAGCATTCAGCATATTAGGaacaaacaaaatactttttatcACCACTAGTATTCAGCACTACTTTGGAAGTCTTAGCTAATGCAGTACgatgaaaaaatgaaatgatgtaaACATTCTCTTCTTTAAACCCTTCATGTAATGAATGACATTGATAGATTTGCTTATGTTGAATTAGCTTTGTAAGGCTGTATCTTCTTTTGATAAACTACAGAACTTGACTTGCTTATATTTAAGACCTATCTATACTCATAAGTGAGatgtctatagttttcttgtacTATCTTACCAAGTTTTTGCCAAAGGAAAAGTGAAATCAAGATTTTTTTGACACATAAAAAGCTCTACATAATTAACGTATACAACTTAATGAATTTGGAGATACGTATACACCTATGAACCACTAAcacaatctatgccataaacttacccatcacctccaaaagtttcctcctgccttATTTTTTGTGATAAGAACAATTAACATAAAATCTACCCTCTTACCAAATTTTAAAGTATCcagtacagcagtgttaactacagGCACTGTGCTGAACAGCAGATTTCTAGTATATACTCATCTTTTAGAGctgaaaatttgttttttgtttttttgttttccattttatttgtctGTGCTGGGtgtcagttgtggcacgcaggatcttcattgcggcatgagggatcttttagctgtagcatgcaggctcttagttgcagcatgcggggtccctgaccagggatcgaacctgggcctcctaCATTGAGaacttggagtcttaaccactggaccaccagggaagtccccaaaatttattttttaatggagattttttttaatgctttttgttAAGATGGAGAATGGAACATGTTTAAATGCTGATAAAAGGATGCAGTAGAGAAGTtgaagataaaggagaaaaaggctAACTGATAGTGTGACATTTCAGAGGTGAAACGGATCCACAGAATAGAGGGTTAGAAAAAGGACACCTGAATTTTGATCAAATGGAAGGGATTCAGATCACTTAGATTTGGAAGTTTAGTGGCTGGAAGTTAAAAAAGTTCCATCTTATGACTTCTACATTCTCTACTATAACACTACTTatgttcaaatatattctcatttatttatttatggatttaTACATAGCTATTTCAAAGAGCAAATGTTGCCAGTAATTGAGATATTTCTgcatgttatacatatatctatttttcacaaaattctATGAGGACTTGTAAACAAAAATTTCACCTCCCACTTCCAGCACTCAATCTTACAAGCAAACAAAATCTGTGAAGCCTTAAAACAAAATCAGACACAAAATGTTGCTGTCATTAGCAGAAATTAAGcagaaattttatttccaagCTCTTCAAAGATTATAACAGACATATAAAGTATTCTTTTAAGTGTCCCAAATTAAGTCAAAGGCACATCATCAAAGTAAAACACTTGTGACACTGAGAATTCATTTAGGTTGTAATATTTtcacattagtttttttttttttttttttttgcaatacgcgggcctctcactgctgtagcctctcccgttgcggagcataggctccggacgcgcaggctcggcggccatggctcacgggcccagccgctctgcggcatgtgggatcttcccggaccggggcatgaacctgtgtcccctccatcggcaggtggactctcaaccactgcgccaccagggaagccccacttttttctttaatcatttgcAATATTCTGTAGatcacatttaaaacatttttttaagtaaaaccaCCATTATAAAATAGAGGAACTTAAGAAGACAAAGATCAAATCTGCTTCATATACAGGATGGGGCAATCTAATACACAACACAACATTAATCCTTTCAAACAAGTTTGCTAAGAAACAGCTCCCATAtttagtgttaaaaataaaacaatcttcTCATTTAGAAAAATCAAGACATCATTTGATTAATAAAGCCCATTCTTCCCCCAATTTTATACTTGCTTGTCTTCatttagaaattataaattcatgagaaaagaacaaattttGTTATGGTATAAAAATCTTAGTCGGGAACaacaaattacaaatatttaatttttttaacaaacaatACTGTTTTCCTTCCCCAAATGTAAACAACTAGTAAATAAAACATACGTAACATTCCAGGTATAGAAGCACTAGTAATTCACTTAATGAAAGAGGTGTATTTTGGTATATTTGGTGGTAAGGTTTTTGTTTAAGTATAAAGCACTTCAACAAAGAACCAGgccattattatttaaaatctactccttcacccagtttccttgAGTAGAAATTCATAAATTTCCATAGAATTTTGGCTAAAGGACCAGGCCTCAGGAAAGGTCCTGTGAAATATCTAAAAGTCATTTGGCTGGAGAAGTGTGTTCTTGAGATTTAGAGGCAGTCATTCATCACTTGGTGCTTGAAAGCATTCCTCAGCGGACTTCTTCCCTACTGGAAAGAGAATTTGGTAGGCTTTCACTTAGTAAgattgatacataaaattaactagtCATCATTTCATAGGTCACTTTAGGGTTCTCAAAGAAGAAAGCAACATGTTAATACCCGAAAATCCAAACTACACCATGAAAGTGCtctgtgaaaagaaaaatgctatGCCAGCATAAGACTATTATTTTAATACCAAATATGTGGACATTTTCCATTAATAGGTACAATAGTATCTGAGCGCATGATTACTTCCTTCTTGCTAATGTGAATAATTTCCTTTTCAAGTATATGAAAAAAGACCTAAGATGATTACTTCTTGTATAAACACCCCTTAGAAGATGTAATTTGAAATATATTGGCCCCAAAAGACTCTAACAATTTATGCCCTGACCTGCTCCCCCGCCtccaaaaaaaaacagtgaaaatgtgAATGAGACCCCACACAACACACTAGAACCCAGGAAATTTATTACAGGCCACCAAAGAGGTGTTTTCATTTcaagaataaatttttaaggGTCTTTTAACCCTAGTCACTTTCCCCAGTTACTCCATTTCTTCCTCCattaaaacacagaaatacaTTCTGAAAGCTTCTAGGAAAGAAATCACAGCTGGTGATAGGACCAAGTCTCCTCTGGGGAGTCCTTAGTCCCAAGAGTAACAAGTCAGTTGATAGCACCAAGCAACAAATCACAACTCCAGGATGGTGTAAGGACAGAGAAGATGGTATTGAGGTCAAGAAATTATTATTGGCCAGCTCAGTTCAAAAGCTCAAGTACATAAGGATATTAGCATCTCATGAGTTAGTGCAAAGAGCATAGAGACTCTTCTAATTAGATGTATTCCACAAGTAGGCAGATTAGAGTCACCCTTCAGGGAAAGTTGTACATTTTGGTGGGTTTATTTTAATTCCCCCAAGAACAGTAGATATTTAAAACTCAGTTGCCCAAGTCCTTTGGGAAGCCCCATGATAATGCCATGGCCCCAAGACGGCCTGGTGTATCATTACTCACCAGTCTTCAGAATAAAGCACAGGATCTGGGCTCCCGAAAGGGGTTGCTTCCGGCTGGAACACCTACCAGCAGGGCGTCCTTGCAGGCATTCTGCATGCAGTACTGTTGAAGCTCTGCCGCCGCCTGAGAGACCTGAAACAAAGGGACAAGAGCTTGACACGCTGCTCACAGCCAGATCCATCCAGCAGTCACTTGAGACTCTGAAAAATGATCAAACAACCTGACAAAGGTCATACTTTGTACAACCTCCAAGAGTCTTTTTTGCTGAAAGTTCTAATAATTGAACTCCAAAGAGGAAAAGTTACAATTTCTATAACCTTGACTTAGGGTATTTTTGGTTTAGTGGCTTACTCAACAAAGGAAAGATAAGGCCGTATCTTTTATCCATTTAGAATCCTAGTTTTGAGACTGAATTTGTAAAGAAATAGCTTATCCTAGTGTGCCCTTTACAAATTATCACTTATAAAGCATGCATTGATATATCCAGGTCTGCCATGTGAACAGACTATTTTAATGTTTACAAGGCTGGATGGAGCCTTATCTGGTCTGCTCAAAACAAGTGACGAGGTCCCTCCATCTTGTTTTTGAAGCAGAACAGCTTATTGG harbors:
- the GNG10 gene encoding guanine nucleotide-binding protein G(I)/G(S)/G(O) subunit gamma-10 isoform X2, whose amino-acid sequence is MSSGASVSALQRLVEQLKLEAGVERIKVSQAAAELQQYCMQNACKDALLVGVPAGSNPFREPRSCALF
- the GNG10 gene encoding guanine nucleotide-binding protein G(I)/G(S)/G(O) subunit gamma-10 isoform X1; translated protein: MGVLSTPRDVFSFTDLPTGLSGGGRASTVLHAECLQGRPAGRCSSRKQPLSGAQILCFILKTVGKKSAEECFQAPSDE